In one window of Azoarcus olearius DNA:
- the glnA gene encoding type I glutamate--ammonia ligase, with the protein MNAQDVMKMIQENEVRFVDLRFTDTRGKEQHVGLPVSAFEEDHFEHGHPFDGSSIAGWKGIQASDMILMPDAASAYIDPFFDETTLVLACDVIEPSDGKGYDRDPRSIAKRAEAYLKSTGIGDTAFFGPEPEFFIFDAVEWSVDMSGVYSKIISEEAAWSTADKFEGGNTGHRPKVKGGYFPVPPVDSLNDIRAAMVLALEAAGIPVEVHHHEVANAGQCEIGTKFSTLTKRADWTQTLKYIVHNVAHQYGKTATFMPKPIVGDNGSGMHVHQSIWKDGQNLFAGNGYAGLSETALYYIGGIIKHARALNAITNPATNSYKRLVPHYEAPTKLAYSARNRSASIRIPYVANPKGRRIESRFPDPAANPYLCFAALLMAGLDGIQNKIHPGDPADKNLYDLPPEEDALIPTVCTSLDQALEYLDKDREFLTRGGVFSNDFIDAYIELKMEEVNRLRVTTHPVEFDLYYSL; encoded by the coding sequence GCGCTTTACGGATACCCGCGGCAAGGAACAGCACGTCGGCCTGCCGGTGTCGGCCTTCGAAGAAGATCACTTCGAGCACGGCCACCCGTTCGACGGCTCCTCGATCGCCGGCTGGAAGGGCATCCAGGCTTCCGACATGATCCTGATGCCGGATGCGGCTTCCGCCTACATCGATCCCTTCTTCGACGAAACCACCCTGGTGCTGGCTTGCGACGTCATCGAGCCGTCCGACGGCAAGGGCTACGACCGCGACCCGCGCTCCATCGCCAAGCGCGCCGAGGCCTACTTGAAGAGCACCGGCATCGGCGACACCGCCTTCTTCGGCCCGGAACCCGAGTTCTTCATCTTCGACGCGGTCGAATGGTCGGTCGACATGTCGGGCGTCTATAGCAAGATCATCTCCGAAGAAGCGGCCTGGTCCACCGCCGACAAGTTCGAAGGCGGCAACACCGGCCACCGTCCGAAGGTCAAGGGCGGCTACTTCCCGGTTCCCCCGGTCGACAGCCTGAACGACATCCGTGCCGCCATGGTGCTGGCACTCGAAGCCGCCGGCATCCCGGTCGAAGTTCACCACCACGAAGTGGCGAACGCCGGCCAGTGCGAAATCGGCACCAAGTTCAGCACGCTGACCAAGCGCGCCGACTGGACGCAGACCCTGAAGTACATCGTCCACAACGTGGCCCACCAGTACGGCAAGACCGCCACCTTCATGCCGAAGCCGATCGTCGGCGACAACGGCTCGGGCATGCACGTGCACCAGTCGATCTGGAAGGACGGCCAGAACCTGTTCGCGGGCAACGGCTACGCCGGCCTGTCGGAAACCGCGCTGTACTACATCGGCGGCATCATCAAGCACGCCCGCGCGCTGAACGCCATCACCAACCCGGCCACCAACTCCTACAAGCGTCTGGTGCCGCACTACGAAGCGCCGACCAAGCTGGCCTACTCCGCCCGCAACCGTTCCGCCTCGATCCGCATCCCGTACGTGGCCAACCCGAAGGGTCGCCGCATCGAGTCGCGCTTCCCGGATCCGGCTGCCAACCCGTACCTGTGCTTCGCCGCGCTGCTGATGGCCGGCCTGGACGGCATCCAGAACAAGATCCACCCGGGCGATCCGGCCGACAAGAACCTGTACGACCTGCCGCCGGAAGAAGACGCGCTGATCCCGACCGTGTGTACCAGCCTCGACCAGGCGCTGGAATACCTGGACAAGGATCGCGAGTTCCTGACCCGTGGCGGCGTGTTCTCCAATGACTTCATCGACGCTTACATCGAGCTGAAGATGGAAGAAGTGAACCGCCTGCGCGTCACCACCCACCCGGTGGAATTCGACCTGTACTACAGCCTGTAA